The genomic interval CGGACGTGCCCACGGAGAGGCCCGCCACGCTCAGGGTGGCGGTGGTGGTGCTGGCCAGCGTCGCCGTGGGGCCGCTCACCTGCGTCCAGAGCAGCGAGCTCACGACACCATCCGCGTCCGTGGCGCTGCCCGTCAGGCTCACGCTGGTGGTGGGGAGGGTCAGCGACTGGTCCGGCCCGGCGTTGACCACGGGCGGGATGTTGGTCTGCCCTTCGTGCGGCGCGCCGAAAATCCACAGCTCCTTGAGCCGGCAGTTGTCCGCCAGCGTGTCCGTGCAGGAGAAGCGCACCTTCTTCGCCGTGACGGTCTGCGTGAAGGTCGTGGAGACGGCGATGCTGGTGTTGTTCGCCTGGTTGGCGCCGGGCAGTGGCTTCCAGCCCGTCCCGTCGTCGTAGAACAGCTCGTAGCTCTTGATGGGACGGATGTCGCGGTAGCCCGTGTAGAGCTCCATCCGGACCAGGTCGAACGTCCCCTGGAGGTCGATGTCGAGCAGGCGCGTCGGGTTGTAGATGCCGGGGCACCACCGCGAGTCGTCGCTGGTGAGGTTGCCGTCCACTGCGTACTCCGGACGGAACGGGTCCTGGCTCACGCTGGCGGTGGCCGGCTTGTTCAGCGTCACGTTGATGAGCGTGTCGAGCCCGGCGCGCTGGGAGGCGGGCGGCGTCGCGCCATCGGTGGATTCCGGGGTACCGCAGCCCATGAGCGCGCAGGTCACGAGCGCGCCAAGTCGGGATGAGAGCCGTCGCAACAGGACCTCCTTGAAGGTGGAGGCCTCATCTTGCATCAGCCATTGGGTTTCAATAGTACATAAATAAACATGGGCCGGGGCGCCACGGCACCAGGCGGTCAGCGGATCTGAGGGACGAGCTTCTGGACCACGTCCTTGGCCGTGTCCTTGAGGGTGTTCCCCGCGTCCTTCGCCGTATTGGTGATCGTGCTCATGACGCTTTCCTTGAGGTCGATCATCCCGTCGATTCCCAGCTTCCGCAGGTTCTTCGTCGAGTCCTCGACGCTCAAGCTCTGGAAGCTGTTGCCGCGCCAGATGGAGATGGTGCCGTACTTCTTCAGGTCTTCGATTTGTTTCGGGTCCGTGGGATGCTTGCCGTACTCGAAGACGAAGGTGACCGGGGGCCGATTCGGGCCCGTGCTCTCCAGGTTGTTCGCCTTGTTGATGGTGGTCACCTGTTCGATCATCTTGTCCACCTGCTCCTGCATCGAGCCGCCGGGCGGATTGATGGCGAGCGTGGAGCCGGGGAACATCGCGCGCGTCTGGATGCCCTTGTCCACGGCCTTGTCGAAGCCGTAGTTGAACATGAGCTTGCCATCGGGGACGCCCGAGGCGCGGACGTCCTCCAGGAAGCGGTTGTTGAAGACGTCGCTATCCTTCACGTCCAGCTTGAGGCCGACGCCCAGCTCCCTGCCCTTGTTCAACCACTCCATGAAGGTGAGGTGCTCGCCCCTTTCGAAGTCTTCACCGTGCTTCATCAGGATCCTGCTTTCATCCTTGTCGTTTTCTCCCATCCGGATATCGCCTTCGAACCAGGTATTGCTCCCGTTCTTGGCGACATTGAATTCCCCGCGGGTGTTGGTGGAGTGAGCGTTCTCGGCCTTGTCCAACGGAGTGCCCACCGTCCAGCGATTGCCCGGAGGGGGCTCTGCGGGCGCCTCCGCGAGCCGCTTGTGCTCCTTGCGTAGCAAGGCCGCCGCATTGTCCTTGCCCGAGAGTTCCAGCTCCGTCACCAAGGTGCCCGCGAGCTTCGCAATCCCCGGCATGTGCTCTTCTTTGAGCGTCTTCAGGTTGTCGTCGAGCTGGTTGAGCCCCTTGTCGTTGGGTGTCCCCGCCGCGAGGGATTGGCCCAGGAGCTTGAGTCCCTCGGGGCCGGCCTTCCCAGCGACGACGGACAGGTTCTTCAGCGTCTCGTAGGTGGTGTTGTACTTGCCGAAGGAGTCCTTCTTGTTGTCATCCAGGTCGCTGTCCTTCGTGCGCTCACCGAGCTTGTCGGAGATGGCCTGGAGCGTCTTCGAGGACGCCTTGAGGAGCGAGTCGGCATAGCCGGGCACGTCGCGGTTCTTGAGCGTGAGGTCCGACAGTGCCTGCGCCGCCTGGGAGGGGCCTCCCTGCTGGAAGGCCAGGTCCACGTCCAGCGCATCGCCCTCGACTCCGCCCGGCCTGCTGTACTCCGACGCGGGCTTCGCGATGTTCGCCGTGGAGGGTGTGCTCTCGCCCTCGGCGGGGGCGGCCAGCGTCTGGAATTGCGGCGCGCCCGTGAGGTCCGGTCCAGCGGCGGCGTTCGTGCTCGCCACGAACTCGTCCTTCGTGGGCATGCCGGTGGCCGGAGCCGGTGCGGCCGGCTGTTGTTGTTCAGGGGGCGGCTGGGTGTGCGCGGGGGGCGTTGAGACGGGACGGCGGAACGCGATATCGAGCCATGACGGCATGGGAGTTCGCTCCGGGATAGAGGGACTTCATCCCGTGGAGCGCCCCCGCCTCCAGGTGGCTCATTTATTCGTGAATCCGCAGGACGTAGAGGAAGTCCTTCTGGGTGCGTCCGTGGCCCACGACGAGGCCGTCGCGGAGGATGTAGCAGGCCTCGAGCGCGTCCTGGAAGTGAGCGATGGGCGTGGGGTCCATCCGGCGGTGGAAGGCGACAGGGCCGTCTCCCAACCCCTCCCAATAGCGCCGTCGGACGACGTCTTGAGGCTCCGTGCTGCCCTCCAGGTCGGCGCGCGGGGCTCCGGTGGCCAGGTCGAACAGGCGCGTGTGGTGGTCCTCGGACAGGGTGACCAGGAGCGGGGCCTCGATGGCGAGCGCATAGGCCAGCTCGGGGTGCGGCACCTGATAGAGAGGCTCCCCCGTGTTGGCGTCGTAGACGTGGACGCACGAGTCCATGTCGGACGCGGCCACCCGTGAGCCATCCGCGGAGATGGCCACGGCGACGACGGTCTCGTTGGAGACCTGGATGAAGCGAGAGGTCCCCGCGGGCAGGTCGAAGAGGGCGAGTTCACCCGAGCTGCGCCCCACGGCGAGGCGCGGGGCTCCCGTGGCCATGGCATACGTGGGCGTGGGCTTCAGGGCCACCTTCGTTTGGTGCACGAGCGCCCCGGTCTTCACGTCATGCACCAGGAGATGGGAGGACTCGGCGAAGCCCGTCAGGAGGTAGGCGCCGTCGGGCGTGAACTCGAGCGTCGATACCGGATTGGCGGGCCCCTTCAACGTGTGGAGCAATTTCCCCGTGGAGACGTTCCAGAGGCGCACCACGCCCAACTCGACGGTGCCCGCCAGCAGCGCGCCGTCGGGCGAGAAGGCCACGACGTTCTCGTGCAGCATCCGGTTCGCGGTGTCGCGCCCCTCGAGCGGCTTCGCGGTCAAGGTCTTCGCGGGCGAGAGGCTCACCAGGTCGAACAGCTGGATGGCGCGGCTTCGCGGCTCATCGAAGAAGTTCACGATGGGGAAGGCGGCCAGCGTGCCGTCCCGGGTGATGCTCCAGGACTCCTGGCCTCCGCCCATGCTGCTGGCGGGGAACTCCCGCATGCTCCCCGCCGCGTCGATGACGGCGTTCTGGTCAGTCCGCTTGACGATGAGGCACGCGGCCTCCGGGACGCCGAGCAGGTCCTTCACGGGTTGCCCCAGGCTCTTGAGCGTCGGGGGGGGCTGTGCGTGGACCTCGCTCACCAACACGCTCGTCGATTCCGTCAGCGCGAAGTGCTTGTGGTCCGGCGAGAAGGCCAGGGCGTTCCCCGACGTGTTCGGGAAGTAGGTGCGGGACCACACGGTGTCGCGGGTGTGAGCGTCCAGCACCAGCACCTCTCGGGGCGCGAGCGCGGCCAACTGGGTCGTCCCCAGCCAGGCGATATCCGTGCAGCCCATCGTCCCCCACAGGCCTTCCAGCGGGGTCCAGTGCCGCGTCTCCGCGATGGCGACGCCCTCGAGCACCGAGTAGGCCAGGCGCTCGCCGTCGGGGCTGAACGCAATCGAACGAGGGGTGGCGTTGGTGGTGATGGACGCCACCTGTGCGCCGGTCGTCATGTCCCAGATGCGCACGGTGTCGTCCGAGGCCCCCGAGGCGAGGAGCCTGCCCGAGGGGTGGAAGGCCACGCACAGCACGGACTGCTGATGTCCCTTCAACGTGCGGACCTTCTCGCCCGACTCCATGTCGAACAGGTGGACCCGCCAGCCGAGGTTGCCCACCGCGAGCAGCTTGCCATCGGGGCTGAAGGCCACCGCGGTCACCCGGCCTTCCTGCCGTGGGAAGTCATGCAGGAGCTCACCGGTCTCCACGTCCCATACGCGGGCGTCATGAGCGCGCGAGCCCGACGCGAGCTTCTTGCCGTCCGGGCTCCACGCCAGCCCCTGAATCTCGCCGATGTCATGCCCCTCCAGGACCCGGAGGCATTCCCCTGTGACGACATCCCAGATGTGGATGTTCTCCTCGTCGGAGCTGGAGGTGGTCGCGAGCTTCTTCCCGCAGGGGCTGAAGGCCACCGCCTCCACTCTCTTGTCGTGTGAGTAGTGCTGGTCGCCACCGTCCAGCGAGCCACTCAAGGGGCTCAGGGCCTCCACCCACGCGGAGCCGCCAGCCGCTTCCCGCTGTCGCCGCCACGACGCGGCGAGGCGATGCAGGTGGGCGTCGGGGCTCTCCCAGGGGCTGGGGCCTTGCGCGACGTAGTGGGGAGCGGCGTCGAGGGCGTCGTACCAGCGCATCCGGTTGTAGAGGCTCTGGAAGAGCGCTTCGGGGTGGTCACGGAGGAAGCCGGAGTCGAGCTCGATGGCCCGGCGCAAGAGCCGGAGCGTCCGCGCGCTCACCGTGGTGCCTGCCTCCTTGAGCACCCGTGCGTCCGCGGGCGTCTGGGCGAGCGCGGCGTCGAACGCGGCGAGCAGCGCCTCCACTCCCTGAGTGCTCACGAGGTGTTCAAGGGTGGAGAGCTCGGTGAGGGACTGGAGGTCGAAGGTCATCGAGAGTCTTTCGCCGCGAGGAGGTGCGGGCCCATTCTCGCGGTGAGACTCTCCCCCATTCAATGGGTGGGCTTGCCGGGCTGGCGTTTCCTCGAGGTCTCCTGCGAGCCCGTGGGGGCGGTGGTGTCCTTCATGGCGAGGACCGCCTCGACGATGTGCCGGGCGTCGATGCCCGCCGCGTCCAGGAGCTCCTCGGGCTTGCCGGAGCCGGGCATCTTGCGCACGGCCAGGCGCTTCACGGTGGGCAGTGGCTCGTCGCCATCCGTGAAGGACTCGAGCACCGCGTCCGCGAGGCCGCCCTCGGCCCAGTGGTCCTCCACCACGACGAGCCGACCTTGCGTCTCGCGCGCGGCCTGCCGGAGCGTCTTGGCGTCCACGGGCTTCACCGAGTACAGGTCGATGACCCGCACCGAGACCCCCGCGTCCTGGAGCCGGGCATACGCGTCCAGCGCTTCGTGCAGGGTGATGCCCGCGGCCACCACCGTGGCCACGTCGCGGTCGGAGCGGCGCAGCACCTTGCTCCCGCCGATGGGGAAGTCCTCGGAGGCGGCGTAGAGCACGGGGGTCTTGGCGCGAGTGGTGCGCAGGTAGCTGATGCCGGGCCGGTCCACCAACTGCGCCATCAATCGCGCGGTCTGATTGGCGTCACCGGGATAGAGCACCGTGCTGTCGCAGACGGCGCGCATCATCGCCAGGTCCTCCAGCCCCATCTGCGATGGGCCATCCTCTCCGATGGAGACACCCGCGTGGCTGCCGCACAGGTGCAGCGTCGCGTTGGAGACGGACGCCATGCGGATCTGGTCATACGCGCGCGACAGGAAGGCCGAGAAGGTGCTGACGAAGACGCGCTTGCCCAGCACCGCCATGCCCACGCCCGAGGCCACCATGTTCTGCTCGGCGATGTACATCTCGAAGTAGCGCTGGGGATGGGCCTGGCGCAGCTCCTCCGAGTACGTGGAGTTGGACACCTCCGCGTCGAGCGCCACGACATCGGGGTGCGCGTCGCTCAGGGCTCGCAGCGCGTCGCCATATGCCTTGCGGGTGGCCAGCTTCTCGTCGGGGGCGTAGCGCGGGAGCTTCAGCGGCGCGGCGGTGGGCTTCTGCGCGGGCCTTTGTTCCTCGGGCTTCTTCACCTCGATGCGCAGGTGGCGCTCTCCGCCCAGCTCGCGGAGGGCGTCGCGCGCCTGGTCCTGGGAGAGGGCCTTGCCGTGCCAGCCCTCCTTGTTCGCGATGAGCGAGTAGCCGTGGCCCTTCTCCGTCTTGAAGACGAGGCAGGTGGGCTTGCCCGTCATGGCGAGGGCCTCGGCGAGCGCGCGGTCGATGGCGCCCAGGTCATGTCCGTCCACCGCGAGCGCATGCCAGCCAAAGGCTTGGGCCCGGGCGACATAGGCTTTGTCGTTCCATCCCAGCTCCGTCTCGCCCGTCTGTCCCAGGCGGTTCATGTCGATGAGGGCGCAGAGGTGGTCGAGCTTGTAGTGCGAGGCCTTGTCGAAGGCTTCCCAGACCGAGCCCTCCGCCATCTCGCTGTCACCCATCATCACGTAGATGCGCGAGCGCCGCTGGTCCAGCCGCGAGGCGAGCGCCATGCCCACGCCGATGGCGAGCCCCTGTCCCAGCGAGCCGGTGGCCACGTCCACGAGCGGCAGGACGCGCGGGTTGGGGTGGCCCTCCAGCCGGCTGCCGAGCTGGCGCAGTGTCAGGAGCTCCGCGTCGTCGATGGCGCCCGCGGCCTTGAACGCGGCGTAGAGGACGGGACAGGCGTGGCCCTTGGAGAGCACGAAGCGGTCGTTGTTGGGGTCGCGTGGGTGTTGGAAGTCGAAGCGCAGGTACTTCTGGAACAGCACCGCGACGATGTCCGCCGCGGACATGGAGGAGCTGGGGTGTCCGGAGCCGGCGGCCGTGGTGGCGCGGATGCTGTCGACACGAAGCTGCGCGGCGAGCTCTGCCAGGGTGTCTGCCATCGTCTCTCTCCAGGCTGGGGACCCTCGTAGGGTGTTGACGCAAGGGAGCCGGGAGAAGCGGCGGGTGTAAGGCACTGCTCGTTGGAGGGCAGCCCGGCGAGGGGGCATTCGCGTGGAGGCCCGCTCATGGCCGGGGAGGCGTGGGCAGATTACCGACAAGAGGAGGGGCACGGAGCGCGAGCACGTTGCTCCCACGAGGGGACCCGCCATGAACCCACTGCGTCAGCTCGAGGAATTCGGCCAGGCCGTCTGGATGGACAACCTCCAGCGGAGCTACATCACGCACGGCACCCTCAAGAAGCTCATCGACGAGGATGGGCTCAAGGGCCTCACCTCCAATCCGACCATCTTCCAGAAGGCGGTCTCGGGCAGCGACGACTACGCGGACCTCTTCGCGGCGGCGCGGGGCAAGGGGCTCTCGGCCGGTGATGTCTACGAGCAGCTCGCGGTCCGGGACATCCAGGGGGCGGCGGATGTCTTCAGGCCCGTCTTCGATGCGCTGAAGGGGCGGGATGGGTTCGCGTCGTTGGAAGTGTCTCCGGGGCTTGCGAACCAGACGCAGGCGACGATGGAGGAGGCGCGCCGGCTCTGGAAGAAGCTCGACCGTCCCAATGTGATGGTGAAGGTGCCGGGCACGGAGGCGGGGGTGCCCGCGTTCGAGCAATTGACGGCGGAGGGGCTCAACATCAACGTGACGCTCTTGTTCAGCCAGGAGCGCTACCGGCAGATTGCCCACGCGTACCTGACCGGCCTGGAGCGCTTCGCCAAGGCGGGCGGGGACCTGAGCAAGGTGGCCAGCGTGGCCTCGTTCTTCGTCAGTCGCATCGACGTGGCGGCCGACAAGGAAATCGAGCAGCGGCTGAAGGCGGCGGGCGTCTCCGCGGAGCAGCGCAAGCTGTTGGAGGGGTTGAGTGGCAAGGTGGCCATCGCCAACGCGAAGCTGGCCTATCGCGGGTATCAGGAGATTTTCAGCACGCCTCGGTGGAAGGCGCTCGCGGCGAAGGGGGCACGGGTGCAGCGCGTGTTGTGGGCGAGCACGAGCACCAAGAGCCCCAAGATGCGGGATGTCATCTACGTGGAGGAACTGATTGGACCGGACACGGTGAACACGATGCCTCCGGCGACCATCGACGCGTTCAGGGACCACGGCAAGGTGCGCACGAGTCTGGTGGAGGATGTCGCGGGCGCGAAGGAGACGATGCGTCAGCTGGAGGCGAGCGGCATCTCGATGAAGGCGCTCACGGACCGCCTGACGGTGGACGGCGTGAGGCTCTTCGAGGAGTCGTTTGACGCGCTGCTGGCGGCGGTGGGGCAGCAGCTGAAGACGTAGGCAGGGGGCCGGTGACTCGCTGTCAGCGGCGCGCGATGTCCACTGGGTTCAGCGCTCGCAGGTGTCGGTCTCGTCGTTCCAGGCGCCGCCGCTGTCGAGGCAGGCGTCGATCCGCCACCATTCCGCGCAGGCGGGGACGAGAAGGGCGAGCGCGAGACGGAGCGTGACTGAGATGATTCTTCTTCGTTGCCATGCTCAGCCTCCCGCCAAGCGCTGCTCCGACTGGTGCAGCCACTTCTCAATCTCCGCTCGCTGCATCTCCGCGTATTCGGAATCCTTCACCCGGATGTCCGCGTCCGCCAGGTAGTGCCAGGCGACTTCATCCACCAGGTTGCTGATGACCGCCGGAAACGAACGGATCCGTCGCGTGAGTGAGTTCGCATCTGAGGTCCACGCCTTCAGGTCGGGCTTGGTTCGCGGATCGCGAGTCAACAGGGACCGCAATTCGCGGAGAACCTCGGCCCACTGCTTCATCTCTCCGCTGTGGACAGGTGATGGATGGCTCTGCCACTTCGAGTCCGGTCGCGTCATCAAGGGACCTTCGGATAGTCAGGATTCAAGTGTCGATTATACCCATATTCGACGACATTCCCTTCGCGATTGTATGCGACGACTCCCGCGCACTTTCCCTCGATATACACGAGCACTTCTGTGTCACCCCGAACAACCACCGAGAAGTAGAATTCCTCGTCCGCCTCTTGGGCGATGAAGACCAATGATTCATCAGGGGTCAGGATGTAGTCCTCAGCCATCGGCTCAATCACGACGAGAAGCGGACGCTCACTGAAGTTCGTCATCGACAGTTTCGAGTTCATTCGGACTCTCCTCGTCGTTCAAGCCCACGGTCCCTGCCACGATATTCTCAGCGGGCCTTTTGGTTTCTGAAAGATGCCGGGGCAGAGTCACCGTAGGCGCATGAACGACGCGTGGGGCGCGGAGCGGGTCTCCCCCATCCATCGATTGGAATGCAGCCCTGTGTCATGAACCCGGGATGAGCTACACCCTCACGTGCATCGTGGCGCGTTGTGGGATGGTCACCAACAGGTGCTCCAGTGGCTCGGTCTCGCCTCTCCATCGTGGTGCTTGAACCTCCGCGGTGAGGACGCGCTCGAGCTGGGCGGCCGCACGCATGCGCCCGCTGCCGAGGCGGCGCGGTTGATGGCGGAGTTCTTCGAGAAGGGGCGCAAGGTTCTGGGGCTGGACTACACGGCGGACCTGCTGGACCTCCAGGGGACGGTGCTCCGGTCCTGGAGCCCGTCGAGGGGCGAGCCATGATGGCCCGCCGCCTTTCGGACTCTCGAGACGGGACTACTTCCCGCCCTCTTGAATCTTCGTGTCGATGGCCTCGATGCTCTTCTTGAGGTCCTTGTAGGCCTCATGGGCCAGGGGTTGGAGAACCTCGAGGTAGAACTCGGAGTCGTGCTTGAAGACGGCGGGGACCCGCCCGTTCTTCGCGGTGCCGTGGTCCCGCTTCAGTTCATCGGCGACAAGCACCAGATTCTCTTTCCTCTTGTCCAGGTACTCTCCCTGTTTCCAGTTGAAGTAACCCGGCTTCTGGTACACGCGAAACGGACCTGAGTTCTTGTCGCGGCCAATCTCAAAGAACTCCCAGGTCTGGCTGTCCTTGAGCTTGACGTCCGTGCCCTTGGCCTTCATCTGGCTGAACGCGAGCTGGTGCTTGCTCGTGATGGCGCCGAAAACCGCCTCCGCATTGGTTTGTTGGTCGAAGGAGGCGTTCTCCAGGCCACTCACGCTCGGGTCGAAGAGGCGGCCGTACTCGTTCGCGCGGTCGATGTTGAGGCTGCCCAGGCATTGATTCTCCACGCTGAAGGCGCCCGCTCGGGAGAAGCTGACGAAGGTGTCTGTGAATGGCTGGGAGGGATACTTGTGGACATGGGGGCTGGGACCAATCTTCAGGTCGAGCACGATGCCCGTGCGAGTTCCCGCGATGTAGGACTTGGTCAGGTCTCCGATGGCATAGCTGGTGTAGCCAATGCCCATGTCTTCAATCCATTTACGCAGCAGTCTCCGGGTCGAGGGCATGACCGGAGTCGCGACTTCGAGCGCGTCGGAGAGGGACACCACGGAGAGGGTCTCCGCGGTGACTCTCGGGGAGTCGAACGCGGCCCGGGCGGTCTCGTGGAAGATGGCGCTGACATCGGCACTCGTTGGAGCCGGATGTTTGTAGATGGTGACCGTCCATCCACACGATATCCAGCTGAGGATGTTGAACGCCGACTGGCAGTTGATGAGTCCATTCCCAATCCAGACGCAGTTGATTTTCTTCTGTTCCGTCGGAAGCGCTGCCAGCGTCGTCATGATGAGCTCCTCGAGTAGAAAAATCTGCTGGGAGCATCTCGTGCCGGTGCGCCCGAATCAAGATTCCGAGGCGGACCGAGTCCCATCCCCTCCGTCGGGTCACCTGCCGGGAATGACGTCGTCGGGCGGGAGCGAGGGGCATGTTTCGGTGAAACCCCTGAGACAGTCCCCCTTCGCGGAGGAGCCAAGGGGTGGGTTTCCACCATGGAAGAGACCGGGCCCGTCAGAGCACCGGGACTCCCCTCATGCCCCTGAGGGCAGGGTCCTGTCCTGCCCTGAACGGCCGAACGGAATCCATTTCTTTCTTGATGATGTCTGGTCTGTGGCCGTCAATGTTTGTCTTGGGGGAAGGAGATGGCCCATGTGAATGACGAATGACCGAGGTGTGTGATGCGTGTATTGGGGTTGATGTTGTGTGTTCTGGCTGTATTCTCGGCGAGCGCGAAGGAGTTGGTCCCCACGGGTCCCCTGGCGGGTGACAATCTACGCTGGCTGGTGCAGATAGGGACGCCGGACGAGGACCGGGGCCATGCGGTGGCGGCGACGCGCGAGGGTGTCTACTCCGCGGGGTACTCCACGGGCTCCTTCGATGGGAACATTCCCATCGGCTCGAATGACGTCATCGTGGCGAAGCACCTGGCCAATGGCACGCGGGTCTGGTCGAGGCAGCACGGGACGGCCGCGCAGGACGTGGCCACCAGCATCGCGACGTATACGGTGCCGAACCCGCCCCACGTCTATGTCACGGGCCATACGCGAGGCTCCTGGTTCGCGGCGAACGCGGGTGACTACGACGCCTTCTTGATTCGGGTGGACCCCGCCAATGGCGCCATCCTCTGGGGGCGTCAGTTCGGTACGCCGGGAGCGGACCAGTCATTCGGCGTGGCGACGGACCCCTTGGGTTACGTGTATGTGGCGGGCCACACCACGGGCTCGCTCGCGGCCACCAACGGGGGCGCCACGGATGTGTTCCTGGGGAAGTTCGACGCCAATGGCAACCAGCTCTGGATGCGTCAATTCGGCACGCCGCAGGCGGAGGTGGTGCGTGGCGTGGCGGCGGACGCGGACAGCAATGTCTACATCGTTGGCCAGACGGCGGGCGCACTGACCGGGGCGAACAAGGGCCTGACGGACCTGTTCGTGGTCAAGTTCAACACCTCGGGCGTGGAGCAGTGGCGGCGGCAGATGGGCACGCCGGCCGCGGAGTCCATCTACGGCGTCGCCACGTCCCGGCGCCTCTCCGGCGTCGTGGATGTCTACGTCGTGGGCTACACCGGCGCGTCCTTCGACGGCCAGCCATACATGGGCGGCTTCGACGCCATCATCGTGAAGTTCGACGGCCTGGGAAATCGCCTCTGGTCCCGGCAGATGGGCACCGCTGGCAGTGAGCTGGCGCTGGCCATCGCCTCGGATGGTGGCGCCAATGTCTACATCGTGGGCACCAGCACCTATGACTTGGACTCCAACACCCCGGACTCGAGCTCGAACTTCTTCATGGCGAAGTACGACTCGGGCGGCGGCTTGTTGCTCCGGCGCCAGCTCGGCTCCGTCAATGCCTTGGACCCGAGCGCCCAGACGGACACCAGCCAGGGCGTCGCCGCGGACATCAACGACAGCGTCTATCTGACCGGCTACACGGAGGGTGGGTTCACCAACCCCGCCACGACGAACCAGGGCGGCACCGACTACGTCCTGGCGCGCTACGAGGACGGCTGCCAGATCAACACGCCGGGCCAGTGTGGCCTGGGCTACGGCTGGGGAGACCCGCACCTGGGCACCTTCGACGGCCGCGCCTATGACTTCCAGGGCGTGGGTGAGTTCATCGTCGTGGAGAACCTGCCGGGGACTCCCGCGCTCACCGTGCAGGCGCGAACGCGTCCGTATGGCGCCAGCAGCCAGGTCAGCGTGATGACCGCCATGGCGACGAAGCTGGGCGCGAACCGGGTGGGCTTCTACACGAACGGCGCCACCCACGAGCTGAAGGTGGATGGCGCGGTCCTCTCCATCCCCGCGGGGACCACGCAGGGCCTGCCGGATGGCGGACGCATCCTGCGCCAGGCGGCCAACTCCTATCTGCTCTACTACCCCGGGCAGGACCGGCTGCTCGTCACCCTCAACGCCGGCTATCTGGACCTCAACTTCGCGCTGCCCCCTTCACGACAGGGCAAGGTGCGGGGCCTGTTGGGGAATTACAACCTGCGAGTCGAGGACGACTTCGC from Myxococcus stipitatus carries:
- a CDS encoding transketolase, producing MADTLAELAAQLRVDSIRATTAAGSGHPSSSMSAADIVAVLFQKYLRFDFQHPRDPNNDRFVLSKGHACPVLYAAFKAAGAIDDAELLTLRQLGSRLEGHPNPRVLPLVDVATGSLGQGLAIGVGMALASRLDQRRSRIYVMMGDSEMAEGSVWEAFDKASHYKLDHLCALIDMNRLGQTGETELGWNDKAYVARAQAFGWHALAVDGHDLGAIDRALAEALAMTGKPTCLVFKTEKGHGYSLIANKEGWHGKALSQDQARDALRELGGERHLRIEVKKPEEQRPAQKPTAAPLKLPRYAPDEKLATRKAYGDALRALSDAHPDVVALDAEVSNSTYSEELRQAHPQRYFEMYIAEQNMVASGVGMAVLGKRVFVSTFSAFLSRAYDQIRMASVSNATLHLCGSHAGVSIGEDGPSQMGLEDLAMMRAVCDSTVLYPGDANQTARLMAQLVDRPGISYLRTTRAKTPVLYAASEDFPIGGSKVLRRSDRDVATVVAAGITLHEALDAYARLQDAGVSVRVIDLYSVKPVDAKTLRQAARETQGRLVVVEDHWAEGGLADAVLESFTDGDEPLPTVKRLAVRKMPGSGKPEELLDAAGIDARHIVEAVLAMKDTTAPTGSQETSRKRQPGKPTH
- the tal gene encoding transaldolase; its protein translation is MNPLRQLEEFGQAVWMDNLQRSYITHGTLKKLIDEDGLKGLTSNPTIFQKAVSGSDDYADLFAAARGKGLSAGDVYEQLAVRDIQGAADVFRPVFDALKGRDGFASLEVSPGLANQTQATMEEARRLWKKLDRPNVMVKVPGTEAGVPAFEQLTAEGLNINVTLLFSQERYRQIAHAYLTGLERFAKAGGDLSKVASVASFFVSRIDVAADKEIEQRLKAAGVSAEQRKLLEGLSGKVAIANAKLAYRGYQEIFSTPRWKALAAKGARVQRVLWASTSTKSPKMRDVIYVEELIGPDTVNTMPPATIDAFRDHGKVRTSLVEDVAGAKETMRQLEASGISMKALTDRLTVDGVRLFEESFDALLAAVGQQLKT
- a CDS encoding SBBP repeat-containing protein; translated protein: MRVLGLMLCVLAVFSASAKELVPTGPLAGDNLRWLVQIGTPDEDRGHAVAATREGVYSAGYSTGSFDGNIPIGSNDVIVAKHLANGTRVWSRQHGTAAQDVATSIATYTVPNPPHVYVTGHTRGSWFAANAGDYDAFLIRVDPANGAILWGRQFGTPGADQSFGVATDPLGYVYVAGHTTGSLAATNGGATDVFLGKFDANGNQLWMRQFGTPQAEVVRGVAADADSNVYIVGQTAGALTGANKGLTDLFVVKFNTSGVEQWRRQMGTPAAESIYGVATSRRLSGVVDVYVVGYTGASFDGQPYMGGFDAIIVKFDGLGNRLWSRQMGTAGSELALAIASDGGANVYIVGTSTYDLDSNTPDSSSNFFMAKYDSGGGLLLRRQLGSVNALDPSAQTDTSQGVAADINDSVYLTGYTEGGFTNPATTNQGGTDYVLARYEDGCQINTPGQCGLGYGWGDPHLGTFDGRAYDFQGVGEFIVVENLPGTPALTVQARTRPYGASSQVSVMTAMATKLGANRVGFYTNGATHELKVDGAVLSIPAGTTQGLPDGGRILRQAANSYLLYYPGQDRLLVTLNAGYLDLNFALPPSRQGKVRGLLGNYNLRVEDDFALRDGTQLTPPLSFAQLYTGSASMASSWRITQQESLFDYAAGENTSTYTDTNFPDAPVSVNDLPPAQRDAARARCVEAKVQGPFFLDSCIVDFALTQDPTFVTAAARVETQVQTQAGSQMPQPVPSGSRVYFANFQGAAGTEWSERGLTTSPLGRKTFLGEFTSQDVRLSLKALPTHTSVTVSFDLLILRAWDGNGPFGPNTWGLTANGAMVLERTFSNTRSTQSYPLQGSAARTGSDANNTLGYENGDSIYRMKVKVASTSSELLLNFYARGLSGLANEAWGLDNVEVQVE
- a CDS encoding WD40 repeat domain-containing protein, which codes for MTFDLQSLTELSTLEHLVSTQGVEALLAAFDAALAQTPADARVLKEAGTTVSARTLRLLRRAIELDSGFLRDHPEALFQSLYNRMRWYDALDAAPHYVAQGPSPWESPDAHLHRLAASWRRQREAAGGSAWVEALSPLSGSLDGGDQHYSHDKRVEAVAFSPCGKKLATTSSSDEENIHIWDVVTGECLRVLEGHDIGEIQGLAWSPDGKKLASGSRAHDARVWDVETGELLHDFPRQEGRVTAVAFSPDGKLLAVGNLGWRVHLFDMESGEKVRTLKGHQQSVLCVAFHPSGRLLASGASDDTVRIWDMTTGAQVASITTNATPRSIAFSPDGERLAYSVLEGVAIAETRHWTPLEGLWGTMGCTDIAWLGTTQLAALAPREVLVLDAHTRDTVWSRTYFPNTSGNALAFSPDHKHFALTESTSVLVSEVHAQPPPTLKSLGQPVKDLLGVPEAACLIVKRTDQNAVIDAAGSMREFPASSMGGGQESWSITRDGTLAAFPIVNFFDEPRSRAIQLFDLVSLSPAKTLTAKPLEGRDTANRMLHENVVAFSPDGALLAGTVELGVVRLWNVSTGKLLHTLKGPANPVSTLEFTPDGAYLLTGFAESSHLLVHDVKTGALVHQTKVALKPTPTYAMATGAPRLAVGRSSGELALFDLPAGTSRFIQVSNETVVAVAISADGSRVAASDMDSCVHVYDANTGEPLYQVPHPELAYALAIEAPLLVTLSEDHHTRLFDLATGAPRADLEGSTEPQDVVRRRYWEGLGDGPVAFHRRMDPTPIAHFQDALEACYILRDGLVVGHGRTQKDFLYVLRIHE